From Antennarius striatus isolate MH-2024 chromosome 9, ASM4005453v1, whole genome shotgun sequence, one genomic window encodes:
- the LOC137601037 gene encoding zinc finger protein 461-like: MFLESAKVDIIVVCVVFRSVNKMSSFDSWEDFVDNRLTAADEDIFGTFQKPVVKEEEEMSPQRRLLDLCLRAEVKLHRIDGPQHHVCKEEEVEVPADQQLWNQEVKSSMKQEEPEFLHLKEEPEVLHLKEEPEELYDSQEGEQLVLKQEINAVMLTPTHEENDHSDNQTLCMKAGDVAAQTESVDNLPIISSVIGAANIDLLISSSCHISVSHDERRESSRKDAEFESQFQSRKTSNTSKKSYVCTICKRGYTRRNTLARHMKIHSGVKPYSCITCGKNFVENFHLTEHMRIHTGEKPHSCKTCGKHFSVKSSLIQHMKKHTGEKPYDCKTCGKHFRWRTSMITHMTIHTGEKPYGCETCGKHFRLNGHLTRHMRIHT; encoded by the exons ATGTTTCTGGAATCAGCGAAAGTCGATATCATAGtagtttgtgttgtatttaGATCCGTtaacaaaatgtcttcatttgatTCTTGGGAGGATTTTGTTGATAATCGACTAACAGCTGCTGATGAGGATATTTTTGGAACTTTTCAAAAACCTGTCgtcaaggaggaagaagagatgagtCCTCAGCGCagactgctggatctctgcctcagagccgaagtgaagttacacaggatag atggtccacagcatcatgtctgtaaggaggaggaggtggaggttcctgctgaccagcagctctggaaccaggaggtgaagtccagtatgaagcaagaggaaccagagtttctacacctgaaagaggaaccagaggttctacacctgaaagaggaaccagaggaactctacgacagtcaggagggagagcagcttgtacTGAAGCAGGAGATTAATGCTGTTATGTTGACTCCTactcatgaggaaaatgaccacagtgacAATCAGACCCTGTGCATGAAAGCTGGAGATgttgcagcacagacagagtctgttgacaACCTGCCAATTATCAGCTCTGTGATTGGAGCTGCAAACATTGACCTACTGATCTCTAGCAGCTGTCATATATCCGTCAGCCATGATGAGAGAAGAGAATCAAGCAGAAAAGATGCTGAGTTCGAGTCTCAGTTTCAGTCCCGGAAAACAAGTAACACCAGTAAGAAATCATATGTCTGTACAATATGTAAGAGGGGTTACACAAGACGCAATACCTTGGCTCGCCACATGAAAATTCATTCAGGGGTGAAGCCTTACAGTTGTATAACATGTGGCAAAAATTTCGTAGAGAATTTTCATTTGACTgaacacatgagaatccacacaggggagaagcctcacagttgtaaaacatgtgggaaacACTTCTCAGTGAAATCAAGCTTGATTCAGcacatgaaaaaacacacaggggAGAAACCTTAtgattgtaaaacatgtggcaaacattttAGATGGAGAACAAGCATGATTACACACATGACAATacacacaggggagaagccttatggttgtgaaacatgtggcaaacatttcagacTCAACGGCCACTTGACTcgccacatgagaatccacacgtGA
- the capn7 gene encoding calpain-7 isoform X1 → MDCSALELDAVKFAKAAVTFDQNGKYNEAIFYYKEAAQALIYAGMAGSKLDGIQDKVNEYLDRVQALHNSHQAQKSDPLKSRQQLDLERAYFLVTQAFEEDEKGNDDEAIELYTQAVELCINTSNETSDPALQSKLKQVARQALDRAECLQVSKSKSAPAQTQDRPGPPVTKASAVNTSAGPVRQFFPLGTDFSLRDRPHPQPVRPVQSSEPQGQRYTSEEIEVLRSTSTINNIAYVPFMTVDMRERFAFPVPFSDKTGKLALSPKQKAIFSRWVRPDDICNNPTMIMSVSSFSIKQTVVSDCSFVASLAISAAYERRYNKKLITSIIYPQNRRGEPEYNPCGKYMVKLHINGVPRKVIIDDFLPVDHNGELLCSYSSNRNELWVSLIEKAYMKVMGGYDFPGSNSNIDLHALTGWIPERIAMHSDNQSFSKDDTFRMLFQRFHRGDVLVTTATGVMTEEEGERRGLVPTHAYAVLDIREYKGMRFLQLKNPWSHLRWKGRYSERDEKNWTPDLLKYLNFDPKTAQKFDNGVFWISWEDLCQYYDVIYLSWNPSLFRESSCIHSSWDGKQGPVKDVYSLANNPQYRLEVQCPAGGAAVWVLLTRHITDKDDFAQNREFITLVVYKTDGKKVYYPADPPPYIDGIRINSPHYLTKMRLTAAGSHTFTLVVSQYEKQNTINYTLRVFSGCKFTFSKIPNPFTQTKRVNGQWKGVSAGGCGTYRDSYKHNPIYQINLERPGPLLIELRGSRQYSVGFDMVTVSTFGDPGPAAFQKKSSGDYRCGFCYLELDHVPAGIYNITPTTFLPKQEGPFFLDLASTSPLKVSQLQ, encoded by the exons ATGGACTGCTCGGCGCTGGAGCTCGATGCTGTCAAATTTGCCAAAGCAGCTGTGACCTTCGACCAGAATGGCAAATATAACGAGGCTATATTTTATTACAAG GAGGCAGCCCAGGCCCTGATATATGCTGGAATGGCAGGGTCCAAACTGGATGGAATCCAGGACAAAGTGAATGAATACCTGGATCGGGTCCAGGCCCTCCATAATTCTC ATCAGGCCCAGAAGAGCGACCCGCTGAAGTCCCGGCAGCAGTTGGACCTCGAGCGGGCTTACTTCCTGGTCACACAGGCCTTTGAAGAAGACGAGAAGGGAAACGATGATGAAGCCATCGAGCTATACACTCAGGCTGTGGAGCTGTGCATCAACACG TCCAACGAGACATCCGACCCCGCTCTGCAGTCCAAGCTGAAGCAGGTAGCTCGCCAGGCTTTAGACAG GGCGGAGTGTCTTCAAGTTTCAAAGTCTAAATCGGCTCCAGCTCAGACTCAGGACAGGCCAGGGCCCCCCGTAACCAAAGCCAGCGCCGTGAATACTTCTGCCGGACCTGTTCGCCAGTTTTTCCCCCTTGGGACTGACTTCTCCCTCCGGGACCGGCCTCATCCTCAACCGGTCCGGCCGGTTCAGTCCAGCGAACCCCAAGGTCAGCGCTACACGTCGGAGGAGATTGAGGTGCTCAG GAGTACGTCTACAATCAACAACATCGCCTATGTGCCCTTCATGACCGTCGACATGAGGGAACGGTTTGCCTTTCCTGTCCCTTTCTC GGATAAAACGGGGAAACTGGCTCTGTCCCCCAAACAGAAAGCCATCTTCTCCCGCTGGGTCCGGCCGGACGACATCTGCAATAACCCCACCATGATCATGTCCGTGTCTAGCTTCAGCATCAAACAG ACGGTGGTTTCTGACTGTTCCTTCGTGGCGTCCCTCGCCATCAGCGCCGCCTACGAGAGGCGCTACAACAAGAAGCTCATCACCAG CATCATCTACCCTCAGAACAGACGTGGGGAACCAGAGTATAATCCCTGTGGGAAATACATGGTCAAGCTTCACATCAACGGCGTTCCCAGGAAG GTGATTATAGATGACTTCCTGCCGGTGGATCACAACGGGGAGCTGCTGTGCTCCTACTCCAGCAACAGGAACGAGCTGTGGGTCTCCCTCATAGAGAAGGCCTACATGAAGGTGATGGGAGGCTACGACTTCCCCGGTTCCAACTCG AATATCGATCTGCACGCGCTCACTGGCTGGATCCCCGAACGCATCGCCATGCACTCAGACAATCAGTCGTTCAGCAAAGACGACACCTTCCGGATGCTCTTCCAGCG GTTTCACAGAGGCGACGTCCTCGTCACCACGGCGACAGGCGTGATGACGGAGGAAGAAGGGGAGAGGAGGGGCTTAGTGCCGACGCACGCCTACGCTGTCCTCGACATCAGGGAGTATAAG GGAATGCGTTTCCTACAGCTGAAGAACCCGTGGAGTCACCTGCGGTGGAAGGGCCGTTACAGCGAGCGTGACGAGAAGAACTGGACCCCTGACCTCCTCAAATACCTCAACTTTGACCCCAAGACAGCACAGAAGTTTGATAACG GAGTTTTCTGGATCTCATGGGAGGACCTCTGTCAGTACTATGATGTCATCTACCTGAGCTGGAACCCGTCTCTGTTCAGGGAGTCGTCCTGCATTCACAG CAGCTGGGACGGGAAGCAGGGCCCCGTGAAGGACGTGTACAGTCTGGCCAACAACCCCCAGTACAGGCTGGAGGTCCAGtgtccagcaggaggcgctgccGTCTGGGTGCTGCTCACCAGACACATCACCGAcaag GATGATTTTGCACAAAACAGAGAATTTATTACTCTAGTTGTTTACAAGACGGACGGGAAGAAGGTTTATTACCCAG ccGACCCCCCTCCCTACATCGACGGCATCCGCATCAACAGCCCACATTACCTGACCAAGATGAGGCTGACAGCTGCTGGGTCACACACCTTCACCCTGGTGGTGTCCCAGTACGAGAAGCAGAACACCATCAACTACACACTACGG gtaTTCTCTGGATGTAAATTCACCTTCTCCAAGATCCCGAACCCCTTCACTCAAACCAAACGG GTGAACGGCCAGTGGAAGGGCGTCAGCGCCGGCGGCTGTGGGACCTACAGGGACTCCTACAAACACAACCCCATCTACCAGATCAACCTGGAGCGGCCGGGACCGCTGCTCATCGAGCTCCGGGGGTCCAG GCAGTACAGCGTCGGGTTCGACATGGTGACCGTATCGACGTTCGGGGATCCCGGTCCGGCTGCTTTCCAGAAAAAGAGCAGCGGAGATTACAG ATGTGGTTTCTGCTACTTGGAGCTGGATCATGTCCCGGCGGGCATCTACAACATCACCCCCACCACCTTCCTGCCCAAACAGGAAGGACCCTTCTTCTTGGACTTGGCCAGCACCTCCCCCCTCAAGGTGTCCCAGCTGCAGTGA
- the capn7 gene encoding calpain-7 isoform X2: MNTWIGSRPSIILAQKSDPLKSRQQLDLERAYFLVTQAFEEDEKGNDDEAIELYTQAVELCINTSNETSDPALQSKLKQVARQALDRAECLQVSKSKSAPAQTQDRPGPPVTKASAVNTSAGPVRQFFPLGTDFSLRDRPHPQPVRPVQSSEPQGQRYTSEEIEVLRSTSTINNIAYVPFMTVDMRERFAFPVPFSDKTGKLALSPKQKAIFSRWVRPDDICNNPTMIMSVSSFSIKQTVVSDCSFVASLAISAAYERRYNKKLITSIIYPQNRRGEPEYNPCGKYMVKLHINGVPRKVIIDDFLPVDHNGELLCSYSSNRNELWVSLIEKAYMKVMGGYDFPGSNSNIDLHALTGWIPERIAMHSDNQSFSKDDTFRMLFQRFHRGDVLVTTATGVMTEEEGERRGLVPTHAYAVLDIREYKGMRFLQLKNPWSHLRWKGRYSERDEKNWTPDLLKYLNFDPKTAQKFDNGVFWISWEDLCQYYDVIYLSWNPSLFRESSCIHSSWDGKQGPVKDVYSLANNPQYRLEVQCPAGGAAVWVLLTRHITDKDDFAQNREFITLVVYKTDGKKVYYPADPPPYIDGIRINSPHYLTKMRLTAAGSHTFTLVVSQYEKQNTINYTLRVFSGCKFTFSKIPNPFTQTKRVNGQWKGVSAGGCGTYRDSYKHNPIYQINLERPGPLLIELRGSRQYSVGFDMVTVSTFGDPGPAAFQKKSSGDYRCGFCYLELDHVPAGIYNITPTTFLPKQEGPFFLDLASTSPLKVSQLQ; the protein is encoded by the exons ATGAATACCTGGATCGGGTCCAGGCCCTCCATAATTCTC GCCCAGAAGAGCGACCCGCTGAAGTCCCGGCAGCAGTTGGACCTCGAGCGGGCTTACTTCCTGGTCACACAGGCCTTTGAAGAAGACGAGAAGGGAAACGATGATGAAGCCATCGAGCTATACACTCAGGCTGTGGAGCTGTGCATCAACACG TCCAACGAGACATCCGACCCCGCTCTGCAGTCCAAGCTGAAGCAGGTAGCTCGCCAGGCTTTAGACAG GGCGGAGTGTCTTCAAGTTTCAAAGTCTAAATCGGCTCCAGCTCAGACTCAGGACAGGCCAGGGCCCCCCGTAACCAAAGCCAGCGCCGTGAATACTTCTGCCGGACCTGTTCGCCAGTTTTTCCCCCTTGGGACTGACTTCTCCCTCCGGGACCGGCCTCATCCTCAACCGGTCCGGCCGGTTCAGTCCAGCGAACCCCAAGGTCAGCGCTACACGTCGGAGGAGATTGAGGTGCTCAG GAGTACGTCTACAATCAACAACATCGCCTATGTGCCCTTCATGACCGTCGACATGAGGGAACGGTTTGCCTTTCCTGTCCCTTTCTC GGATAAAACGGGGAAACTGGCTCTGTCCCCCAAACAGAAAGCCATCTTCTCCCGCTGGGTCCGGCCGGACGACATCTGCAATAACCCCACCATGATCATGTCCGTGTCTAGCTTCAGCATCAAACAG ACGGTGGTTTCTGACTGTTCCTTCGTGGCGTCCCTCGCCATCAGCGCCGCCTACGAGAGGCGCTACAACAAGAAGCTCATCACCAG CATCATCTACCCTCAGAACAGACGTGGGGAACCAGAGTATAATCCCTGTGGGAAATACATGGTCAAGCTTCACATCAACGGCGTTCCCAGGAAG GTGATTATAGATGACTTCCTGCCGGTGGATCACAACGGGGAGCTGCTGTGCTCCTACTCCAGCAACAGGAACGAGCTGTGGGTCTCCCTCATAGAGAAGGCCTACATGAAGGTGATGGGAGGCTACGACTTCCCCGGTTCCAACTCG AATATCGATCTGCACGCGCTCACTGGCTGGATCCCCGAACGCATCGCCATGCACTCAGACAATCAGTCGTTCAGCAAAGACGACACCTTCCGGATGCTCTTCCAGCG GTTTCACAGAGGCGACGTCCTCGTCACCACGGCGACAGGCGTGATGACGGAGGAAGAAGGGGAGAGGAGGGGCTTAGTGCCGACGCACGCCTACGCTGTCCTCGACATCAGGGAGTATAAG GGAATGCGTTTCCTACAGCTGAAGAACCCGTGGAGTCACCTGCGGTGGAAGGGCCGTTACAGCGAGCGTGACGAGAAGAACTGGACCCCTGACCTCCTCAAATACCTCAACTTTGACCCCAAGACAGCACAGAAGTTTGATAACG GAGTTTTCTGGATCTCATGGGAGGACCTCTGTCAGTACTATGATGTCATCTACCTGAGCTGGAACCCGTCTCTGTTCAGGGAGTCGTCCTGCATTCACAG CAGCTGGGACGGGAAGCAGGGCCCCGTGAAGGACGTGTACAGTCTGGCCAACAACCCCCAGTACAGGCTGGAGGTCCAGtgtccagcaggaggcgctgccGTCTGGGTGCTGCTCACCAGACACATCACCGAcaag GATGATTTTGCACAAAACAGAGAATTTATTACTCTAGTTGTTTACAAGACGGACGGGAAGAAGGTTTATTACCCAG ccGACCCCCCTCCCTACATCGACGGCATCCGCATCAACAGCCCACATTACCTGACCAAGATGAGGCTGACAGCTGCTGGGTCACACACCTTCACCCTGGTGGTGTCCCAGTACGAGAAGCAGAACACCATCAACTACACACTACGG gtaTTCTCTGGATGTAAATTCACCTTCTCCAAGATCCCGAACCCCTTCACTCAAACCAAACGG GTGAACGGCCAGTGGAAGGGCGTCAGCGCCGGCGGCTGTGGGACCTACAGGGACTCCTACAAACACAACCCCATCTACCAGATCAACCTGGAGCGGCCGGGACCGCTGCTCATCGAGCTCCGGGGGTCCAG GCAGTACAGCGTCGGGTTCGACATGGTGACCGTATCGACGTTCGGGGATCCCGGTCCGGCTGCTTTCCAGAAAAAGAGCAGCGGAGATTACAG ATGTGGTTTCTGCTACTTGGAGCTGGATCATGTCCCGGCGGGCATCTACAACATCACCCCCACCACCTTCCTGCCCAAACAGGAAGGACCCTTCTTCTTGGACTTGGCCAGCACCTCCCCCCTCAAGGTGTCCCAGCTGCAGTGA
- the LOC137601001 gene encoding zinc finger protein ZFP2-like, which translates to MLVRVVFSTVNKMSSFDSLKDLVKNRLTAAEENIFGTFQKPVVKEEEEMSPQRRLLDLCLRAEVKLHRIDGPQHHVCKEEEVEVPADQQLWNQEVKSSMKRDEPEVLHLKEDPEELHSSQEGEQLVLKQETDAVMLTPTLDMKAEDGAAQTESIVNLPVISSVVGAANIDLLISNSSHVSVSHDERGETSRKNEFESQFQSPNTSKKSYVCTICKRCYTRCHSLARHMKIHSDGPQHHVCKEEEVEVPADQQLWNQKVKSSMKQEEPEVLHLKEEPKVLHLKEEPEELHSSQERDQLVLKQETDAVMLTPTHEENDYSEDQTLYMKAEDGAAQTESVDNLPVISSVVGAANIDLLICNGSLASVSHDETRETSRKDVGIDSQFQTQRTSNTSKKSYVCTICKIGLSARTSLARHMKIHTGEKLYSCKTCGKHFRWKTSLTIHMRIHTGEKPYGCETCGKHFKWKTSLTIHTRIHTGEKPYGCKTCGKHFRQKPLLTRHMRIHTGEKPLICKTCGKDFSVKSRLMKHLRIHTGEKPHICKTCGKDFKLKSSLIQHMTKHTGEKPYGCETCGKHFITKTSLTVHMTIHKEEKVFGCETCGKHFRWKTSLTIHMRIHTGEKPHICKTCGRDFKLKSSLIQHMTIHTGEKPYGCKTCGKHFRWRTSMITHMTIHTGEKPYGCETCGKHFRLNGHLTRHMRIHT; encoded by the exons ATGTTAGTTCGTGTTGTATTTAGTACCGTTAACAAAATGTCGTCTTTCGATTCTTTGAAGGATTTGGTCAAAAATCGACTAACAGCTGCTGAAGAGAATATTTTTGGAACTTTTCAAAAACCTGTCgtcaaggaggaagaagagatgagtCCTCAGCGCagactgctggatctctgcctcagagccgaagtgaagttacacaggatag ATGgcccacagcatcatgtctgtaaggaggaggaggtggaggttcctgctgaccagcagctctggaaccaggaggtgaagtccagtaTGAAGCGAGacgaaccagaggttctacacctgaaagaggacccagaggaactccacagcagtcaggaaggagagcagcttgtactgaagcaggagactgatgctgttaTGTTGACTCCTACTCTggacatgaaagctgaagatggtgcagcacagacagagtctaTTGTCAACCTGCCGgttatcagctctgtggtgggagcagcaaacattgacctgctgatctctaacagctctcatgtatctgtcagccatgatgagagaggagaaacaagcagaaaaaatgAGTTTGAGTCTCAGTTTCAGTCCCCGAACACCAGTAAGAAATCATATGTTTGTACAATTTGTAAGAGGTGTTACACAAGATGCCATAGCTTGGCTCGCCACATGAAAATTCATTCAG atggtccacagcatcatgtctgtaaggaggaggaggtggaggttcctgctgaccagcagctctggaaccagaAGGTGAAGTCCAGTATGAagcaagaggaaccagaggttctacacctgaaagaggaaccaaaggttctacacctgaaagaggaaccagaggaactccacagcagtcaggagCGAGATCAGCTtgtactgaagcaggagactgatgctgttaTGTTGACTCCTactcatgaggaaaatgactacagtgaagatcagactctgtacatgaaagctgaagatggtgcagcacagacagagtctgttgacaacctgccagttatcagctctgtggtgggagcagcaaacattgacctgcTGATCTGTAACGGCTCTCTTGCATCTGTCAGCCATGATGAGACAAGAGAAACCAGCAGAAAAGATGTTGGGATTGATTCTCAGTTTCAAACCCAGAGAACAAGTAACACCAGCAAGAAATCATATGTTTGTACAATATGTAAGATTGGTTTATCGGCGCGCACTAGTTTGGCTCGCCACATGAAAATTCATACAGGGGAGAAGCTGtacagttgtaaaacatgtggcaaacatttcagaTGGAAAACAAGCCTGACTatccacatgagaatccacacaggggagaagccttatggttgtgaaacatgtggcaaacatttcaaatggaaaacaaGCCTGACTATCCACAcgagaatccacacaggggagaagccttacggttgtaaaacatgtggcaaacatttcagacAGAAACCCTTATTGACTCgtcacatgagaatccacacggGTGAGAAGCCTCTcatttgtaaaacatgtgggaaagatttctCAGTTAAATCAAGGTTGATGAAGCAcctgagaatccacacaggggagaagcctcacatttgtaaaacatgtgggaaagatttcaaACTAAAATCAAGCTTGATTCAGCACatgacaaaacacacaggagagaagccttatggttgtgaaacatgtggcaaacatttcataACGAAAACAAGTCTGACCGTGCACATGACAATCCACAAAGAGGAGAAGGTTTTtggttgtgaaacatgtggcaaacatttcagaTGGAAAACAAGCCTGACTatccacatgagaatccacacaggggagaagcctcacatttgtaaaacatgtgggagAGATTTCAAACTGAAATCAAGCTTGATTCAGCACATGACAATACACACGGGGGAGAAACCTtatggttgtaaaacatgtggcaaacattttAGATGGAGAACAAGCATGATCACACACATGACAATacacacaggggagaagccttatggttgtgaaacatgtggcaaacatttcagacTCAACGGCCACTTGACTcgccacatgagaatccacacgtGA
- the LOC137601071 gene encoding dnaJ homolog subfamily C member 2-like, whose translation MSSFDSWKDFVKNRLTAADEDIFGTFQKPVVKEEEEMSRQRRLLDLCLRAEVKLHRIDRPQHHVCKEEEVEVPADQQLWNQEVKSSVDQEEPEVLRLKKEPEELHSSQEGEQLVLKQETDAVTLTPTHKENDHNEDEILYMKAEDGAAQTESIDNLPVISSVVGAANIDLLISNGSHMSVSHDERGETRRKDAEVESQFQSRRTSKTSHSC comes from the exons atgtcttcatttgatTCTTGGAAGGATTTTGTTAAAAATCGACTAACAGCTGCTGATGAGGATATTTTCGGAACTTTTCAAAAACCTGTCgtcaaggaggaagaagagatgagtCGTCAGCGCagactgctggatctctgcctcagagccgaagtgaagttacacaggatag ATCgcccacagcatcatgtctgtaaggaggaggaggtggaggttcctgctgaccagcagctctggaaccaggaggtgaagtccagtgtggaccaagaggaaccagaggttctacgcCTGAAaaaggaaccagaggaactccacagcagtcaggagggagagcagcttgtactgaagcaggagactgatgctgttaCGTTGACTCCTACTCACAAGGAAAATGACCACAATGAAGATGAGATTctgtacatgaaagctgaagatggtgcagcacagacagagtctaTTGACAACTTGCCGgttatcagctctgtggtgggagcagcaaacattgacctgcTGATCTCTAACGGCTCTCATATGTCCGTCAGccatgatgagagaggagaaacaaggaGAAAAGATGCTGAGGTGGAGTCTCAGTTTCAGTCCCGGAGAACAAGTAAAACCA GCCACAGCTGCTGA
- the sh3bp5b gene encoding SH3 domain-binding protein 5b isoform X3 gives MIGGEIPDSLRLQAQLEAQRATLDFHRATEVLRAAKETISLAEQRLLEEDNRQFDSAWQEMLNHATQRVMEAEQAKARSELAHKETATKYTAVTGGMKQLEKKLKRTINKSKPYFEMKAKYYLQLENLKKNVDERQAKLSQAKAEYKTALRNLEMISDEIHERRRNSTIGPRGRGVGAEGDGASGDDITRFKLESDGISMASVCFDDACGGSCTMSEEDSETRSTCSLGSSPSSPQELLSPCPFASSSSSSASPSPTPSSPPSSPSPPSRPCSLDLPSTVSLSDFILISPVLGPRSECSGASSPECDLERDLRATGDRAEGSEGVLDNVPASNNNNHHLTSNSGTKRSFSLEARLSFLNLRRPRADNAKNTDGRSQKAGQTVVVVQ, from the exons atGATTGGAGGTGAGATCCCTGACTCTCTCCGTCTTCAGGCCCAGCTGGAGGCCCAGAGGGCCACTCTGGACTTCCACAGGGCCACAGAGGTCCTGCGGGCGGCTAAGGAGACCATCTCCCTGGCCGAGCAgaggctcctggaggaggacaACCGGCAGTTCGACTCGGCCTGGCAGGAGATGCTGAACCACGCCACCCAGCGG GTGATGGAGGCGGAGCAAGCCAAGGCACGAAGCGAGCTGGCGCACAAGGAGACGGCGACCAAGTATACGGCAGTGACCGGAGGCATGAAGCAGCTTGAGAAGAAACTCAAACGCACCATCAACAAGTCCAA GCCTTACTTTGAGATGAAGGCAAAGTACTACCTGCAGCTGGAG AACCTCAAGAAGAACGTGGATGAGCGGCAGGCAAAGCTTTCTCAGGCCAAAGCTGAGTACAAGACAGCGCTCAGGAACCTGGAGATGATCTCAGACGAGATCCACGAGCGGCGCCGGAACTCCACCATCGGCCCCCGGGGGCGGGGCGTGGGCGCGGAGGGGGACGGCGCTTCAGGAGATGACATCACCAGGTTCAAGCTGGAGTCCGACGGGATCTCCA tggCTTCGGTGTGTTTCGACGATGCCTGCGGGGGAAGCTGCACCATGTCGGAGGAGGACTCAGAGACTCGCTCCACCTGCAGCTTGGGTTCGTCTCCCAGCAGCCCCCAGGAGCTCCTGTCGCCCTGCCCCTTcgccagctcctcctcctcctctgcctctccgtcccccaccccctcctcgcCGCCATCCTCCCCGTCCCCCCCATCGAGGCCCTGCAGCCTGGACCTCCCCAGCACTGTATCGCTGTCGGACTTCATCCTCATCTCGCCGGTCCTGGGGCCTCGCAGCGAGTGCAGCGGGGCGTCGTCACCCGAGTGCGACCTGGAGAGAG ACCTCCGTGCCACAGGTGACCGGGCAGAGGGGTCAGAGGGCGTCCTGGACAACGTTCCGGcctccaacaacaacaaccaccacctcacctccaatTCCGGCACCAAGAGGAGCTTCAGCCTGGAGGCCCGCTTGAGCTTCCTGAACCTGCGCCGCCCCCGAGCCGACAACGCCAAGAACACGGACGGCCGTTCTCAGAAGGCGGGGCAGACGGTGGTCGTGGTCCAATGA